The following coding sequences are from one Microbacterium wangchenii window:
- a CDS encoding 3-methyladenine DNA glycosylase — MPVDVSDPVLTEPVTRDAVVRDAVVLDAADWRARAEAHAERADALTAGRRARAARGQTHPVEDFLFTYYSYRPALLRRWHPGAGVELADAGERIAWRWYRPGAAPGSARVDVERHGAERGDLVRSIRGVLSATAGRTAVFGCFGLHEWAMLYRSPDTRHSAPLRLGQAGTDAVVEAHDLKCTHFDAFRFFTPDAVPRNRDALSRERQIAFEQPGCLHAGMDVYRWAMKLGPLVPGELLLDCFTLARDIRELDMRASPYDLSEWGYAPVAIETPDGKAEYVRQQRGFAERAGVLRARLLALVA, encoded by the coding sequence TCGACGTCTCCGACCCCGTGCTGACCGAGCCCGTGACGCGGGACGCCGTGGTGCGCGATGCCGTGGTGCTGGATGCCGCGGACTGGCGAGCACGGGCCGAGGCCCATGCCGAGCGGGCCGACGCGCTGACCGCGGGCCGCCGGGCTCGCGCCGCGCGGGGGCAGACGCATCCCGTCGAGGACTTCCTCTTCACGTACTACTCCTACCGCCCCGCACTGTTGCGCCGGTGGCACCCCGGGGCCGGGGTCGAGCTGGCCGACGCAGGCGAGCGCATCGCGTGGCGGTGGTACCGTCCGGGCGCCGCGCCCGGCAGCGCCCGGGTCGACGTCGAACGCCACGGTGCCGAACGCGGCGACCTGGTCCGCAGCATCCGCGGGGTGCTGTCGGCGACCGCAGGACGCACCGCGGTGTTCGGATGCTTCGGACTGCACGAGTGGGCGATGCTGTACCGAAGCCCGGATACCCGTCACAGTGCTCCGCTGCGCCTGGGGCAAGCGGGCACCGACGCCGTCGTGGAGGCGCACGACCTGAAGTGCACGCACTTCGATGCGTTCCGTTTCTTCACCCCGGACGCCGTCCCGCGCAACCGCGACGCCCTCTCCCGCGAACGGCAGATCGCCTTCGAGCAGCCCGGGTGCCTGCACGCGGGGATGGACGTGTATCGGTGGGCCATGAAGCTCGGTCCGCTGGTGCCCGGCGAGCTGCTGCTGGACTGCTTCACGCTGGCCCGCGACATCCGCGAACTCGACATGCGCGCCTCCCCGTACGACCTCAGCGAGTGGGGCTACGCCCCCGTCGCCATCGAGACCCCCGACGGCAAGGCCGAGTACGTACGACAGCAGCGCGGCTTCGCCGAGCGTGCGGGTGTCCTCCGCGCTCGGCTCCTGGCTCTCGTGGCCTGA
- a CDS encoding glycoside hydrolase family 3 N-terminal domain-containing protein has protein sequence MIRLPRALLGTAAVLLLAVAVPPLPVHADSEETTPEVRVVAAPEGAQERLARAAELTAEMSLGEKAASVVMGHIPTVDPGTASAYVSGNGLGGFILMGSNVPGDEESLRAFTDALTANPSFPPLIAIDQEGGDVSRLPWDGFPGARTLRDAGADAARDAFAARAALVDRAGLNVNFGVVADVTGDRSMFIFGRSLGADPAATAERVTAAVAGEGVQAASTLKHFPGHGAAPGDSHAGIPESGMTLAQWRSTDAVPFAAGIEAGAPLLMFGHLRYPAVDELPASLSPEWHRIAREELGFTGVAVTDDLGMLQASGDPAYADPVANAVAALAAGSDLVLSVMFSTADSAPRMVDGIVAAVESGALPAARLEEAATRVAALRLARADAGAGFVPCPECTPAG, from the coding sequence ATGATCCGGCTCCCGCGCGCACTGCTCGGGACCGCCGCGGTCCTCCTCTTAGCCGTGGCCGTCCCGCCGTTGCCCGTGCACGCTGACAGCGAGGAAACCACCCCCGAGGTGCGTGTCGTCGCGGCGCCGGAGGGTGCGCAGGAGCGGCTCGCGCGCGCCGCCGAGCTCACCGCCGAGATGTCGCTGGGGGAGAAGGCGGCGAGCGTCGTGATGGGGCACATCCCGACGGTCGACCCAGGCACAGCGTCCGCGTACGTGTCCGGCAACGGGCTGGGAGGGTTCATCCTGATGGGGTCGAACGTCCCCGGCGATGAGGAGTCGCTGCGCGCCTTCACCGATGCCCTCACCGCGAACCCCTCGTTCCCGCCGCTCATCGCGATCGATCAGGAGGGCGGCGATGTCTCCCGCCTCCCGTGGGACGGCTTCCCCGGCGCACGTACTCTGCGCGATGCCGGCGCCGATGCCGCGCGGGACGCGTTCGCCGCTCGCGCGGCGCTGGTGGATCGTGCCGGCCTGAACGTGAACTTCGGCGTCGTGGCCGACGTCACCGGCGATCGGTCGATGTTCATCTTCGGCCGGAGTCTCGGGGCCGACCCCGCAGCAACCGCGGAGCGTGTCACGGCCGCCGTGGCGGGGGAGGGCGTGCAGGCAGCATCCACCCTCAAGCACTTCCCCGGGCATGGTGCGGCGCCCGGCGACTCTCACGCGGGCATCCCGGAGAGCGGGATGACACTCGCGCAGTGGCGATCGACCGATGCGGTGCCCTTCGCCGCGGGCATCGAGGCCGGTGCTCCGTTGCTGATGTTCGGACACCTCCGGTACCCCGCCGTGGACGAGCTGCCGGCGTCCCTGTCGCCGGAGTGGCATCGCATCGCGCGCGAGGAGCTGGGTTTCACGGGGGTCGCAGTGACCGACGATCTCGGGATGCTGCAGGCCTCCGGTGATCCGGCCTACGCCGATCCCGTCGCCAACGCCGTCGCCGCCCTGGCCGCGGGGAGCGACCTCGTGCTCTCGGTCATGTTCAGCACGGCCGACTCCGCTCCCCGCATGGTGGACGGCATCGTCGCTGCCGTCGAGTCGGGTGCGCTGCCCGCCGCCCGGCTCGAGGAGGCCGCCACCCGTGTGGCGGCGCTGCGGCTCGCCCGCGCCGACGCCGGTGCGGGCTTCGTCCCGTGCCCGGAGTGCACCCCCGCGGGCTGA
- a CDS encoding DUF5996 family protein — protein MPSTENAWPALPVQEWDGTRDTLHLWTQMAGKVRLALTPLVNHWWNVPLYVDSRGLTTSLMPLEAGGLEIRFDFVDHRLRMLHTDGGEGDIALRPGTIAEFYAEFTGLLAELGADVELHSVPVELPDVVPFDQDTRPAPYDPEAAHRFWVSLVSASRVLNGFRAAYRGKASPVHFFWGAFDLATSRFSGRPAPQHPGGAPNCPDRVMHEAYDSEVSSAGYWPGGAAEGAFYSYAYPEPPGYRDRALDVDGAYFDGDLGEFVLPYERVRAADDPDAALRGFLDATYRRASASGTWPRETGRA, from the coding sequence ATGCCCAGCACCGAGAACGCGTGGCCCGCACTGCCGGTGCAGGAGTGGGATGGCACCCGGGACACGCTGCATCTGTGGACGCAGATGGCGGGCAAGGTGCGCCTCGCTCTCACACCCCTGGTCAACCACTGGTGGAACGTGCCGCTGTACGTCGACAGCCGCGGGCTGACCACGTCGCTCATGCCGCTGGAAGCCGGAGGGCTGGAGATCCGGTTCGACTTCGTCGACCACCGGCTGCGGATGCTGCACACCGACGGGGGCGAGGGTGACATCGCGCTGCGCCCGGGAACGATCGCGGAGTTCTACGCCGAGTTCACCGGCCTCCTCGCCGAGCTCGGGGCCGACGTCGAGCTGCACTCCGTGCCCGTCGAGCTGCCCGACGTGGTGCCGTTCGATCAGGACACCCGGCCGGCCCCGTACGACCCGGAGGCAGCGCACCGGTTCTGGGTGTCGCTGGTCTCCGCGTCGCGCGTGCTGAACGGGTTCCGCGCGGCCTACCGCGGAAAGGCGAGCCCCGTGCACTTCTTCTGGGGCGCCTTCGACCTCGCCACCTCCCGGTTCTCCGGGCGACCGGCTCCCCAGCATCCGGGCGGCGCGCCCAACTGCCCCGATCGTGTCATGCACGAGGCCTACGACTCCGAGGTCTCCAGCGCCGGATACTGGCCCGGCGGGGCGGCCGAGGGGGCCTTCTACTCGTACGCCTACCCCGAACCGCCCGGATACCGGGACCGGGCCCTGGACGTCGACGGTGCGTACTTCGACGGCGACCTGGGGGAGTTCGTGCTGCCGTACGAGCGGGTGCGCGCGGCCGACGATCCGGACGCCGCGCTGCGCGGATTCCTCGACGCCACCTATCGGCGCGCGTCCGCCTCCGGCACGTGGCCCCGCGAGACCGGTCGCGCATGA
- a CDS encoding TetR/AcrR family transcriptional regulator, with product MVNLKTTRSAWIDAAVALLTDEGVEAVGAEALARRLGVSKGGFYGYFGDRARFLAELLSTWEHAATDGIVTRVGVDGDPRERVRELARALRSEEPSILSVQTEVAIRDWARRDPGVQAAVQRVQVAQAAFLHALFRQYCTEREARYRTVVAMSVRLSTHFLPDEESVDLVVAELLR from the coding sequence ATGGTGAACCTGAAGACGACGAGGTCCGCATGGATCGACGCCGCCGTCGCCCTCCTCACCGACGAGGGCGTCGAGGCCGTCGGGGCCGAAGCGCTCGCGCGTCGCCTGGGGGTGAGCAAGGGCGGCTTCTACGGCTACTTCGGCGATCGGGCGCGATTCCTCGCCGAGCTGCTCTCGACGTGGGAGCACGCCGCCACCGACGGGATCGTGACCCGCGTCGGCGTCGACGGCGACCCTCGCGAGCGCGTACGGGAGCTGGCCCGGGCGCTGCGGTCTGAGGAGCCCTCCATCCTGAGCGTGCAGACCGAGGTGGCGATCCGGGACTGGGCACGGCGGGATCCGGGCGTCCAGGCCGCCGTCCAACGGGTCCAGGTTGCGCAGGCGGCGTTCCTGCACGCACTCTTCCGCCAGTACTGCACCGAGCGCGAGGCACGCTACCGCACAGTGGTGGCGATGTCGGTGCGCCTGTCGACGCATTTCCTTCCGGACGAGGAGTCCGTCGATCTCGTGGTCGCCGAACTGCTCCGCTGA
- a CDS encoding VOC family protein produces the protein MPSLGNIVFYADDPPALARFWSDVFGYPHSTFEGELRETLLASGLTEDDLAHRGLAEDPTGRGPRLFFHHADGPKTERNRIHIDVTADRPDGQLQISPELLDAEKDRLVGLGAQVVRLVEQNWGPWPERYWQMRDPEGNEFCLQ, from the coding sequence ATGCCCTCTCTCGGCAACATCGTCTTCTACGCCGACGACCCGCCCGCGCTCGCGCGGTTCTGGTCCGACGTCTTCGGGTATCCGCATTCGACGTTCGAGGGCGAGCTTCGGGAGACACTGCTGGCCAGCGGTCTGACCGAAGACGACCTCGCCCATCGGGGGCTGGCCGAGGATCCCACCGGCCGCGGACCGCGCCTGTTCTTCCATCACGCCGACGGGCCGAAGACCGAACGCAACCGCATCCACATCGACGTCACCGCCGACCGGCCCGACGGACAGTTGCAGATCTCGCCGGAGCTGCTGGATGCGGAGAAGGACCGGCTCGTGGGACTCGGCGCGCAGGTCGTGCGCCTCGTGGAGCAGAACTGGGGTCCGTGGCCCGAACGCTACTGGCAGATGCGCGACCCGGAGGGGAACGAGTTCTGCCTGCAGTGA
- the rsfS gene encoding ribosome silencing factor, with the protein MAATDSSRTMLDIAAHAADSKGAEDLIALDVSQPLPLVDIFLLATGRNERNVAAIADEVEAKLLEAGHKRLRREGRAESRWILLDFGDLVVHVFHEQERVYYGLERLWKDCPLVPIDLPTPAE; encoded by the coding sequence ATGGCCGCCACCGACTCCTCTCGCACCATGCTCGACATCGCCGCGCATGCCGCCGACTCCAAGGGAGCCGAAGACCTCATCGCGCTGGATGTGTCACAGCCGCTCCCGCTCGTCGACATCTTCCTGCTGGCCACGGGGCGCAACGAGCGCAACGTCGCCGCCATCGCGGACGAGGTCGAGGCCAAGCTGCTCGAAGCCGGTCACAAGCGGCTGCGCCGCGAGGGCCGCGCCGAGTCCCGGTGGATCCTCTTGGACTTCGGCGACCTGGTGGTGCACGTGTTCCACGAACAGGAGCGCGTGTACTACGGGCTCGAGCGGCTCTGGAAGGACTGCCCGCTCGTCCCGATCGACCTGCCGACGCCGGCGGAATAG
- the nadD gene encoding nicotinate-nucleotide adenylyltransferase, whose amino-acid sequence MSGERAPRIGVMGGTFDPIHHGHLVAASEVAQSFDLDEVVFVPTGMPWHKEHVTSSEHRYLMTVVATASNPQFTVSRVDIDRGGVTYTIDTLRDLKAQRPDAELFFISGADAVAQILSWRDHDELWDLAHFVAVSRPGHVLSTEGLPTEDVSQLEIPALSISSTDCRDRVRQGHPVWYLVPDGVVQYIAKHHLYRSKA is encoded by the coding sequence ATGTCGGGGGAGCGCGCGCCGCGGATCGGGGTCATGGGTGGGACGTTCGATCCCATCCACCATGGCCACCTGGTGGCGGCCAGTGAGGTCGCCCAGAGCTTCGACCTCGACGAGGTCGTGTTCGTCCCCACCGGAATGCCGTGGCACAAGGAGCATGTGACCTCCAGCGAGCACCGGTACCTCATGACGGTGGTCGCGACGGCGTCGAACCCGCAGTTCACGGTCAGCCGCGTCGACATCGATCGCGGGGGAGTCACCTACACGATCGACACCCTCCGCGACCTGAAGGCCCAGCGGCCCGACGCCGAGCTGTTCTTCATCTCCGGTGCCGACGCGGTGGCGCAGATTCTCAGTTGGAGGGACCATGATGAGTTGTGGGACCTCGCGCACTTCGTCGCAGTCTCACGACCCGGCCACGTACTGAGCACGGAAGGCTTGCCCACCGAAGACGTCAGCCAACTCGAGATCCCCGCGCTCTCCATCTCGTCGACCGACTGTCGTGATCGGGTGCGTCAAGGACATCCCGTGTGGTACCTCGTCCCCGACGGGGTCGTTCAGTACATCGCAAAGCACCACCTCTATCGGAGCAAGGCATGA
- a CDS encoding glutamate-5-semialdehyde dehydrogenase: MTTVATSARERMLLARDASRSIGLLDDATKEQLLHAIADRLEADTDDIVAANAEDLTRGREHAIGDALLDRLRLDRPRVAALADAVRAVAALPDPVGRVLDERVLPNGLRLQKVAVPFGVVGTIYEARPNVTVDIAALALRSGNAVVLRGGTAAERTNAALVRSMRGALSEHGCDPEAVQTVDEFGRDGARELMQARGIVDVLVPRGSAQLIETVVTESLVPVIETGAGVVHIVVDASARADWARDIIVNAKAQRPSVCNAVETVLVHRDAADRVLPGVLAGLTEAGVTVHGDEAVVRLHPDAVAATEEDWAAEYLSLDIAVRVVDDLDEALAHIRRYSTHHTESIITEDPARAERFLSEVDSAVVMVNASTRFTDGGEFGFGAEVGISTQKLHARGPMGLAELTSSKWLARGDGQIRA, from the coding sequence ATGACCACCGTCGCCACGTCCGCCCGTGAGCGGATGCTGCTCGCCCGTGACGCGTCGCGCTCGATCGGACTGCTGGACGACGCGACGAAGGAACAGTTGCTGCACGCGATCGCGGACCGGCTCGAGGCCGACACCGACGACATCGTCGCGGCCAACGCCGAAGACCTGACCCGAGGCCGCGAGCACGCCATCGGCGACGCGCTGCTGGACCGGCTGCGCCTGGACCGGCCGCGCGTGGCCGCGCTGGCCGATGCGGTGCGCGCCGTGGCCGCGTTGCCCGACCCGGTGGGCAGGGTGCTCGATGAGCGAGTGCTCCCCAACGGCTTGCGCCTGCAGAAGGTGGCGGTGCCGTTCGGAGTCGTCGGCACGATCTACGAGGCGCGCCCCAACGTCACCGTCGACATCGCCGCCCTCGCGCTTCGGTCGGGCAACGCCGTGGTGCTGCGTGGCGGCACGGCGGCGGAGCGGACGAACGCGGCGCTCGTGCGCAGCATGCGCGGTGCCCTCAGCGAGCACGGCTGCGACCCCGAGGCCGTCCAGACCGTGGACGAGTTCGGCCGCGACGGGGCGCGCGAACTCATGCAGGCGCGCGGGATCGTCGACGTGCTCGTGCCGCGCGGCAGTGCGCAGCTCATCGAGACCGTCGTCACCGAATCGCTCGTGCCCGTCATCGAGACCGGCGCCGGCGTCGTGCACATCGTCGTGGATGCCAGCGCACGTGCCGACTGGGCCCGGGACATCATCGTCAACGCCAAGGCGCAGCGTCCGAGCGTGTGCAACGCGGTGGAGACCGTGCTCGTGCACCGTGACGCCGCCGACCGCGTGCTCCCCGGCGTCCTGGCGGGGCTCACCGAAGCCGGTGTGACGGTGCACGGTGACGAGGCCGTGGTGCGGCTGCACCCCGACGCCGTCGCCGCCACCGAGGAGGACTGGGCCGCGGAGTACCTCAGCCTCGACATCGCCGTACGCGTCGTCGACGATCTCGACGAGGCGCTGGCCCACATCCGCCGGTATTCCACCCACCACACCGAGTCGATCATCACCGAAGACCCCGCGCGCGCCGAGCGGTTCCTCTCGGAGGTGGACTCCGCGGTGGTGATGGTGAACGCCTCCACACGCTTCACCGACGGCGGCGAGTTCGGCTTCGGCGCCGAGGTCGGGATATCGACCCAGAAACTACACGCCCGCGGACCCATGGGTCTGGCCGAGCTGACCAGTTCCAAGTGGCTGGCGCGCGGTGACGGGCAGATCCGCGCATGA
- the proB gene encoding glutamate 5-kinase, with protein MTALTRGAIPAADRVVVKVGSSSISGENAHRIDTIVEALAAAHGRGTEIVLVSSGAIATALPFLQLEGRPNDLATQQAAAAVGQNVLMWRYQTSLDRFGLLAGQVLLTAGDLEHPTPRSNARRAMERLLGLRILPIVNENDTVATQEIRFGDNDRLAALVAQLIGADALVLLSDIECLYTRPPGEPGARPIDTVEADDDMQGYEFGTVVVNSVGTGGAATKVSAARLAAASGVGVLVTSADFVSDALGGREVGTWFVPADVARPLPTGPVGTVPGPRR; from the coding sequence ATGACGGCACTCACGCGGGGAGCGATCCCTGCGGCCGACCGCGTCGTGGTGAAGGTGGGATCCTCCTCCATCAGCGGCGAGAACGCCCATCGCATCGACACGATCGTCGAGGCTCTGGCCGCCGCCCATGGCCGCGGCACGGAGATCGTGCTGGTCTCCTCCGGCGCGATCGCGACCGCGCTGCCCTTCCTCCAGCTGGAGGGGCGGCCCAACGATCTCGCCACGCAGCAGGCCGCCGCCGCGGTGGGACAGAACGTCCTGATGTGGCGGTACCAGACCTCCCTCGACCGGTTCGGCCTCCTCGCCGGGCAGGTGCTGCTCACCGCCGGCGACCTCGAGCACCCCACCCCGCGTTCCAACGCCCGCCGGGCCATGGAACGGCTGCTGGGTCTGCGGATCCTTCCGATCGTCAACGAGAACGACACCGTCGCGACACAGGAGATCCGCTTCGGCGACAACGACCGTCTCGCGGCACTCGTGGCCCAACTGATCGGGGCCGACGCGCTTGTCCTCCTCAGCGACATCGAGTGCCTCTACACCCGGCCTCCCGGGGAGCCGGGAGCGCGTCCCATCGACACGGTCGAAGCCGACGACGACATGCAGGGCTATGAGTTCGGAACCGTCGTGGTCAACAGCGTCGGCACCGGGGGAGCGGCCACCAAGGTGTCCGCGGCTCGTCTGGCCGCGGCATCGGGGGTCGGCGTGCTCGTGACCAGCGCCGACTTCGTCAGCGACGCTCTGGGCGGACGGGAGGTCGGCACGTGGTTCGTTCCGGCCGATGTCGCCCGCCCGCTGCCCACCGGTCCGGTCGGAACCGTGCCCGGACCCCGTCGATAG
- the obgE gene encoding GTPase ObgE — MVTFVDQVTLHLRAGKGGNGCVSVRREKFKPLAGPDGGNGGHGGDVVLIADPQVTTLLSYHHSPHRSAGNGGFGMGDHRSGAAGESLELPVPVGTVVKSPDGETLVDMITPGMRFVAAPGGQGGLGNAALASPKRKAPGFALLGTPGWEGDLVLELKTVADVALVGFPSAGKSSLVAAVSAARPKIADYPFTTLHPNLGVVQAGDVRYTIADVPGLIEGASEGRGLGLEFLRHVERCTVLVHVLDCATLEPGRDPLSDLDVILAELAAYPVPEGQVPLLDRPQLIALNKIDVPEAKDLADLVRPELEARGLRVFEISTVSRTGLRELTFALGDLIAQHRTEQAAAQPEERIVIRPKGSEREFSVRVEGGSYGPLYRIIGDKPVRWVQQTDFQNDEAVGYLADRLERLGVENELFRVGATPGATVVIGEGDGVVFDWQPALASAAELMVAPRGSDPRLDDSTRRTTAQRRERYHERMDAKADARAELEAERRAGRDGAQG; from the coding sequence ATGGTCACGTTCGTAGACCAGGTGACGCTGCACCTGCGTGCCGGCAAGGGCGGCAACGGCTGCGTGTCGGTGCGTCGCGAGAAGTTCAAGCCGCTGGCCGGCCCCGACGGCGGCAACGGCGGGCACGGCGGCGACGTCGTGCTCATCGCCGACCCGCAGGTGACGACGCTGCTGTCCTACCACCACTCGCCGCACCGCTCGGCCGGCAACGGCGGCTTCGGCATGGGCGATCACCGTTCGGGCGCCGCCGGTGAGTCCCTCGAGCTTCCCGTGCCGGTGGGCACCGTCGTGAAATCGCCCGACGGCGAGACCCTCGTCGACATGATCACCCCGGGCATGCGCTTCGTCGCCGCTCCGGGCGGACAGGGCGGCCTCGGCAACGCCGCCCTCGCCTCACCCAAGCGCAAGGCTCCCGGCTTCGCCCTCCTGGGCACCCCCGGGTGGGAGGGCGACCTGGTCCTGGAGCTGAAGACCGTCGCCGACGTGGCGCTGGTGGGCTTCCCCTCGGCGGGCAAGTCGAGCCTGGTCGCGGCGGTCTCGGCCGCGCGCCCCAAGATCGCCGACTATCCGTTCACGACCCTGCACCCCAACCTCGGCGTCGTGCAGGCCGGCGATGTGCGTTACACCATCGCCGATGTCCCCGGCCTCATCGAAGGCGCGAGCGAGGGCCGCGGACTGGGCCTCGAGTTCCTCCGCCACGTCGAGCGGTGCACCGTCCTGGTGCACGTCCTGGACTGTGCGACGCTCGAGCCGGGCCGTGACCCGTTGAGCGACCTCGACGTCATCCTCGCGGAACTGGCCGCCTACCCCGTCCCTGAGGGGCAGGTGCCGCTGCTCGATCGGCCTCAGCTGATCGCCTTGAACAAGATCGACGTGCCGGAGGCGAAGGACCTCGCCGACCTCGTCCGCCCCGAGCTCGAAGCGCGCGGCCTCCGCGTGTTCGAGATCTCCACGGTGAGCCGAACGGGGCTGCGGGAGCTGACGTTCGCGCTCGGCGACCTGATCGCCCAGCACCGCACGGAGCAGGCCGCCGCACAGCCGGAGGAGCGCATCGTCATCCGGCCGAAGGGATCCGAGCGCGAGTTCAGCGTCCGCGTGGAGGGCGGGTCGTACGGGCCCCTCTACCGCATCATCGGCGACAAGCCGGTGCGCTGGGTGCAGCAGACCGACTTCCAGAACGACGAAGCGGTGGGTTACCTCGCCGACCGCCTGGAGCGTCTGGGCGTCGAGAACGAGCTGTTCCGCGTGGGCGCGACCCCGGGTGCGACCGTCGTCATCGGCGAGGGCGACGGAGTCGTCTTCGACTGGCAGCCCGCCCTGGCCTCGGCCGCCGAGCTCATGGTCGCCCCTCGAGGCAGCGACCCGCGCCTGGACGACAGCACCCGTCGCACGACGGCCCAGCGGCGCGAGCGCTACCACGAGCGCATGGACGCCAAGGCCGACGCGCGCGCCGAGCTCGAAGCGGAAAGGCGCGCGGGCCGAGACGGAGCGCAGGGATGA
- the rpmA gene encoding 50S ribosomal protein L27, protein MAHKKGASSTRNGRDSNAQRLGVKRFGGQVVGAGEIIVRQRGTHFHPGANVGRGGDDTLFALSAGAVEFGSKGGRKVVNIVAAAE, encoded by the coding sequence ATGGCACATAAGAAGGGCGCAAGCTCCACCCGTAACGGTCGCGACTCCAACGCCCAGCGACTGGGCGTGAAGCGCTTCGGCGGCCAGGTCGTCGGCGCCGGCGAGATCATCGTCCGCCAGCGCGGCACCCACTTCCACCCCGGCGCCAACGTCGGCCGTGGCGGAGACGACACGCTCTTCGCGCTGTCGGCCGGGGCTGTGGAGTTCGGCAGCAAGGGCGGCCGCAAGGTCGTCAACATCGTCGCCGCCGCGGAGTGA
- the rplU gene encoding 50S ribosomal protein L21 — protein MVYAVVRAGGRQEKVEVGSVVVLDRLAASVGDKVQLPAVLLVDGDAVTTDAEKLAKVSVTAEVLGEERGPKIVIQKFKNKTGYKKRQGHRQDLTRVKITGIK, from the coding sequence GTGGTTTACGCAGTTGTGCGCGCCGGCGGCCGGCAGGAGAAGGTCGAGGTCGGCTCGGTGGTCGTGCTCGACCGCCTCGCCGCATCGGTGGGCGACAAGGTGCAGCTTCCCGCGGTTCTCCTCGTCGACGGTGACGCTGTCACGACCGATGCCGAGAAGCTCGCGAAGGTGAGCGTCACCGCCGAGGTCCTCGGCGAGGAGCGCGGCCCGAAGATCGTGATCCAGAAGTTCAAGAACAAGACCGGTTACAAGAAGCGCCAGGGGCACCGCCAGGACCTCACGCGCGTCAAGATCACCGGCATCAAGTAA
- a CDS encoding DUF4031 domain-containing protein → MAILIDQPMWPAHGRLWAHLVSDSDLGELHAFAQAHGIPRRSFDLDHYDVPEEAHARLVAGGAEHVDGRELTRRLIASGLRVPARDRRRNR, encoded by the coding sequence GTGGCGATCCTGATCGACCAGCCGATGTGGCCGGCACACGGGCGCCTGTGGGCGCACCTGGTCAGCGACTCCGATCTCGGGGAGCTCCACGCCTTCGCGCAGGCCCACGGCATCCCCCGCCGCAGCTTCGATCTGGACCACTACGACGTGCCCGAAGAGGCGCACGCACGCCTCGTCGCCGGCGGCGCCGAGCACGTGGACGGCCGGGAGCTGACGCGCCGCCTCATCGCCTCGGGGCTGCGGGTTCCGGCGCGCGATCGGCGCCGGAACCGCTGA